The Leptospira mtsangambouensis sequence ATCAGCTTTTCCATTTTTTTTCACATAATCTTTGATGCTGTTTAAATTGAATCTGGATTTAACAACACCTTCGTGTGGGATTAAAGGCAAGTGGTTCCACATATCTTCTTCTCTATATCGGAATGGAAATGTTCCATCTTGTTCTTCCGAAACTTCTATATCAGGAGAGACACCTACCACTTGGATTGTTTTACCAGAAGGGGAATAGTATCTGGCATTGGTGATTTTTAGTAAATAGGCTGGGTTACTATCAAGGTGCTCAAGTGTTTGAACTGTGGCTTTACCAAATGTTCTCTCTCCAAGTAAAATTCCTCTTCCATGATGTTGGATAGCACTCGCCACAATTTCGGAAGCAGATGCAGACTTTGAATTGATAAGAATTGCTAATGGAAGTTTGGTGATATCCTTATTTCTTGCCATTTCTTCTTTATCTCTTCCTGAAGGAGTTCTTGTTGAAACGATCAAACCTTTTTCAATGAACATATCTGCGATATCAATGGCTAAATTTAAAAATCCGCCAGAGTTACCTCTTAGATCCAAAATCAAAGCTTTAAGAGGTTTTCCATTTTCTTTTGCCGTTTTTTCCATTTCTGTTAAAGCTTCGGCAATTTGTGTATCAACTGGTGCTTCACCTGGACCGGGTTTTACAAATCCAGTGAGTTTGATATATGCGATTTGCGGATTTTCTTTTACTAAATGGTAAGTTACGTTTTTAATCGTAATTTTATCTCGGACCACTTCTATATCAATTTTTCCTGTATTTCCTTTTCTGGAAATGGTAAGAACAACTTTTGTTGCCTTTGGTCCTTTGATTTTTTTGACCACTTTATCAAGAGATAAATTTTTGATTAGTTTACCATCAACAGCTACAATGCTATCTCCACTTCGAATCCCTGCTTTTAAAGCGGGGCTTCCTTCCAATGGATTTTCTACGATTACTTCTCTACTTCCTCCGCCAGAAAGAATGGCTCCAATACCTTCAAAAGAACCATCGCTGATTTTTTTCATGGACTCTTCCCAAACTTCTTCCAAAAAAACATTGGAATGGGGATCAAGAGAATTTAAATATCCATTGGCAGCAGCAACAAACACTTGTTCCATGCTGAATTCTTTTTTGTCTTCTTCCTCTTCTTCTGGAAGTTCACCATCTAATTCCACTAATCCTTTTAATACAGGAGTTTTGTATTTTTCTAGGTTATCTTGAATGTAAGAGATCACTCGATCAAAATCTTTCTTAGAAAAATTGATTTCTTCCCAACTTGCAGAAATAACAGATTTTTTCAGTTTTTCCTTTTCTATGAGTTTTTTCAATTCCGCATCAGAAAGTTTTCTGTTTTCGTTTTTTTTCCGTTTTTCTTTTTGAATTTTTTCAACCTGATCATAGTCAGGATCAAAAATGACAAATGCATCTGAAGGAGAAAGTTTGAACGTTGTTCCTGGCCAAAGATCTTCTTTATCATCATATTTTTCACGTTGTTTGAAATAACTTTCCGGATAAATATAAAGTGGGTGTGGCAAACTTAGCGCAGAAAAACTGGCTGCGTCAGTAAAGGCTCGGTTGACATTGATATGTTTATCAATATACAGTTTGTCTACCGAACGAATCACAGTTTCAAAGTCTCCGTAAGTAAAATCTGTCTTTCGGTTGGGAGCTTTTTTGGCTTCTGGTTCGCAGGAAATAAATCCTACCGGGAGGGCAAAACTAAGTAGGGCGAAAAAGGAAAGTAGGTAAACAATTCGTTTCAAGGGATCTCTCGTAAAGTGGATAGATTATCCTAAGAATTTCCGATTTTCCAGTCCATGCAACTCAAAAAAAATCGGGACAAATCTAGGACACACCTATATCATAGACGGTGCCATGCGTGCTTTCGTTGTCCTGATTTTTGCTCTTTCCCTTGGGTTTTGTACAACAGATCCTCAGAAGAACCCAACCCGGGATCCGTACAGTTTGGAAACTCTGATTTTCTTAGAAGAGGTACTTCTTGATGTTTGGGATTCCTCCGAGTCGAAAGAAGAAGCAATGTCCCGACTAAGATACGTTTGCCGGACTCGTGACACCGACGACGGGTATTTATGTTACACTTGGGGATTGCTTGAATACCACAGAGGCAATTATGCAGAGAGTTATACTGCTTTTAGAAAGGCTCTAGAAAAAAATCCAAACGATAGCCTATATAAAAATATGTTAAGGATTTCTGCAGAAAAATCAGGGAATTTATCAGATTTAAAGGCACATTCTTATGATGGGGAAGTTTTTGCGGTATTTACAGAAACCCAAAAACTTTGTCAGGAAAACAAACCGCCAAAATCGGAATCTTTTCTCTTTCTTGCCGAACGAGGTGTTCTCACAAAGGACAGTATCCGACGGGGAGTCCTTGCCGATTGTTTTCAAAGCCTAAGTGCAACAGACAAATCCCTAGTCCAAAAAGAAATCCTCCATTCCTCTTCCTCATATAAAGAACGTCTTTATGCTGACCAAATGAAGTCCGATCCATTTTCTCGGATTTGGGACACCGCCAGTTACCATCGGGGGGAGATGGGAAAAGAGGCAGTCGGTGCCAGTGCGGGGGTAGTGTCTGTTAGTTCCTCTCTCGGAACCGAGGCAGGTGCTCCTCAAATTGGAACAACAGTAAGACCAGGTGCTCCGATCACGGAGGCATGGAAAAAGGTAAAACTTGCCTCAGTTTCTGGAAACGAATCGCAAGCCAGAGAAGGCCTTCGTAGTTTTTTATCTGAAATCCAATCGGCAAAACGAAAAGGAAAAATGGAAGGGCAATTGGCTCTTGCTTTGGAAAGAGCCGCTAAGTTGCTTTTGGAACAAGACCCTCAGTATTCTAAACTTCGTTTCCTTGCGAAAGAACTCTGAGATAGTCTCCAATGGTTTTTTTCATTCCATCCACAAGGCTTTGGCTGACCAGTCTATGTCCAATGGATACCTCCGCTAAGTAGGGAAGTTTGGAAAAAAGTTTTAAATTGTTTGTATCCAGGTCGTGGCCTGCATTTACACCTAACCCCAGTTTGTTTGCCTCTATTGCGGCCTTTTCATATATTGGGAAACTTTTGGCTCCCTCTTCTGGAGATTTGTCATAAGCATAGGCGAATGGCCCTGTGTAGAGTTCAATTCGTTCGGCTCCGAGTTCTTTTACAAGCGGATACTCTGTAAATTCTGTCTCCATAAACAAAGAAACCCGGATCCCTTCCTCTTTGAATCTTTGCACCATTGGTTTTAAAGTTTGGAACACTGTTTTGTTTTTTAAATCAAACCCGTGGTCAGAGGTAATTTCCCCAGGTTTGACCGGAACTAGGGTCACTTGGTCGGGTTTTGCTTTTAGAACTAAATTTAAAAAACGTTCACTTGGTTCGCCTTCGATGTTGAATTCTTTTTTTGGAAATCCATTTTTGGTTATTTTGGCATTGTAAGAATTTAGAAAATTCTGAATTTCGAATACATCTTGTTTGGTGATATGCCTTTCGTCCTCTCTCGGGTGGATGGTGATACCGTAGGCACCTGCATCCAAGATAATCTCTGAAATTTGAATGACACTAGGAATGGATCCACCACGGGAATTGCGGAGAGTGGCGATCTTGTTGACATTGACACTTAATTGGGTCATAGGAAAAAAAAAACTTTTCATTAATTTTCATCCAGGAGAAAACCGTCCAATTTCAAAAAGGTTGTCCCCGAGAGGGGATTCCCAAAACTGTCAAAAGTACGTTTATGGTCGCAAAAAAAGCAGTCAAGAAGCAGGCTCCGCCCAAGAAAAAAGCGGTAGCCAAAGAGAAACCCAAGGACGCAAAGTCCGCTTCCCCGAAGGAAGACAAAAAAAAGGCAGTCGCAGGAGCAAAAACTCCGGCAACTAAGGCGAAAGCCGTACCTGCCCCCAAAACCGCCCCTGTCGCAGTGAAGGACAAACCAGCACCTGTGGCGAAGGCCCCAGCTGTCAAAATTGATCCCAACAACCCTCTCGGCAAAAAGTTCAGTTGTTATTCATGTGGAACGAAGTTTTACGATTTGTACAAACCGGAAAAAAAATGCCCTAAATGTGGGGCAGACCAATTGGCAAAGCCAGCCATCAAATCACGAATGGCAGCCATCCGCAGTTCAGAATACGAAGTGGAAGAAGAGGAAGAGCCAGTTCTAGAAGATGATGAACTCATGGAAGAAACGGAAGAATTGGAAGAGACCGAAGAAGAGGAGGTCGTAGCCGAGGAAGAGGAGTGATCCTCCCCGTCCTTGGTGGCCCCACCGGTTCTGGAAAAACCGCTCTCACCCAAGTACTCGACCCCAAACGTTTCGAAATTGTTTCTTTTGACTCACGCCAAGTCTACCGGGATCTACCGGTAGGCACAACGGCCCCCACTCCCCAAGAGTCCTCTTATATCCGCCATTGGTTGATTGGTTATTTAAACGCAGACGAATCCCTTAATGCGAGTCAGTTCTCCATTTGGGCCCGCGAAGCGATAAGCGATATCAGAGCCAGAGGTAAAATTCCTTTTCTCATTGGTGGCACAGGTTTTTACCTCCGTGCTTTTCTTTTGGGAATGTATCCCGTACCAAATGTACCGAAAGAAACGAAAGATTATGTTTTGGAACTTCCATTAGAAGAAGCCAGGACACAACTTTTTGCCAAAGATCCCAAAGCTCTCGAATCCTTATCACCGCAGGATGGATACCGAATCAAAAGGGCCTTGGAAGTTGTCCTCACGGGAGTTTTGTGGTCTGAAGTTTCTAAAGAAACCGTTGGAGGATACTTAAACGATTATCCGGATGTCCAAGTGATTGGACATTGGTTGGACTGGCCCCGAGACATTCTCTATGATAGAATCAATCGGCGAGTCGAAGAGATCGCCACGGGTATGTTAGCGGAGACAAAAGAAGTGGTTTCTAGATACGGATCTGACTGTCCTGGCCTACGAACCTTAGGTTACAATTTTGCGCTTGCTTTCTTAAATGGAACCATAGACAGTAATACATTCATTGAGCAGCTGGCCCAAAGCCACAGGAATTATGCGAAACGACAGATTACTTGGTTCAAAAAAGATCCATTACTTTCGCCCATTTCCTTCGAAGCAGCTGTCCAACTGTATACAAATATAGATAAAATATAGAGAAAACACTCGGGATTTCCAATGTCGGCAAAAAATAATATCCAAGACCAACTTCTAAATACAGCAAGAAAGGAGAAAATTGATCTCACCATTTACTTGTTAAACGGAGTTCCGCTGAAAGGAAAGGTTGTCAGCTTTGACAACTTCACAATCATCTTAGAAAACGATAACAAACAGAATTTGGTGTACAAACACGCCATTTCTACCATCATCCCTGCAAAACCCATCAAACTCCACAGCGATGATGCACCGAAGGAAGCAGGAGGGGTCTAAGACTTTTCTGGTTTTCCTCTGTTTCGCTTGCTAAATTCTGGTTCCAAACCCTATGGCAAAATTACCTAAAGAATCCCCGGTTGTCCTCATTATGGCTGGTGGAAAGGGGGAGAGGTTTTGGCCTCGCTCCCGCACCAATTCCCCTAAACAACTTCAGAAAGTTTATTCCAATAAAACCCTTTTACGTGAGACCATTGACCGCGCTCTCACCATCACCTCTCTTGATCGAATTTATATTGGAACCAATGCCAACCTAAAAGCGGAGATCCTAAAAAAAGATCCAAAGTTTCCTTCTACTAATTTCATTTTGGAGCCAGAAGGAAAAAATACGGCACCTATCATTGCTCTTTCGGCACTTTACTTTCAGAAAAAATTTGGCAATCCAAACTTAATCGTTTTATCAGCCGATGCCTTTATCGATCCCATCAAAGAATTTACAAAAACCATTGAGCAGGCTTTATACGAAACGGAAAATGGAATGGTTCTACTTGGTGTGAAACCCAATCGTCCAGAAGTAGGTTACGGATATATTAGCACGGGAAAACCAACTGATGTAGGTTATACGGTAAAAGCTTTTTTTGAAAAACCTGATTTTAAAACCGCTCTAAAATATATTAAAAAGAAGAATTTTTATTGGAACCCAGGGATTTTTCTTTTCCGCACAGAAACTATCCTTTCTGAGTTGGAACGTCATGCTCCTCATATTTTAAATCCTTTAAAAAATGGATTTCCTTTTAAGAGTTTCGGGGATTTAAAAACGGCCTTCCAGATGCTTCCTTCTGAGGCAATTGATACTGCCATTATGGAAAAATCCAATCGGATTCGTATGGTGGAAGCAACCTTCAATTGGGATGATGTAGGATCTTGGATGTCACTCGAACGTATTTTACCTGGTGATAAAGAAAAGAACCACCACCAAGGAAAAGAAGTGCTCTACCATAAGGCTTCGGGAAATATTTCTTCGGTCCAAAAGGAACTCATTGCCTTTCTTGGTGTGAAAGATCTCATTGTTGTGGAAGAACCAGATGTCCTACTTG is a genomic window containing:
- a CDS encoding S41 family peptidase; this translates as MKRIVYLLSFFALLSFALPVGFISCEPEAKKAPNRKTDFTYGDFETVIRSVDKLYIDKHINVNRAFTDAASFSALSLPHPLYIYPESYFKQREKYDDKEDLWPGTTFKLSPSDAFVIFDPDYDQVEKIQKEKRKKNENRKLSDAELKKLIEKEKLKKSVISASWEEINFSKKDFDRVISYIQDNLEKYKTPVLKGLVELDGELPEEEEEDKKEFSMEQVFVAAANGYLNSLDPHSNVFLEEVWEESMKKISDGSFEGIGAILSGGGSREVIVENPLEGSPALKAGIRSGDSIVAVDGKLIKNLSLDKVVKKIKGPKATKVVLTISRKGNTGKIDIEVVRDKITIKNVTYHLVKENPQIAYIKLTGFVKPGPGEAPVDTQIAEALTEMEKTAKENGKPLKALILDLRGNSGGFLNLAIDIADMFIEKGLIVSTRTPSGRDKEEMARNKDITKLPLAILINSKSASASEIVASAIQHHGRGILLGERTFGKATVQTLEHLDSNPAYLLKITNARYYSPSGKTIQVVGVSPDIEVSEEQDGTFPFRYREEDMWNHLPLIPHEGVVKSRFNLNSIKDYVKKNGKADTYLKEHAIDAIKPDYMLIRSLDYIEGMLNTK
- a CDS encoding tetratricopeptide repeat protein; amino-acid sequence: MRAFVVLIFALSLGFCTTDPQKNPTRDPYSLETLIFLEEVLLDVWDSSESKEEAMSRLRYVCRTRDTDDGYLCYTWGLLEYHRGNYAESYTAFRKALEKNPNDSLYKNMLRISAEKSGNLSDLKAHSYDGEVFAVFTETQKLCQENKPPKSESFLFLAERGVLTKDSIRRGVLADCFQSLSATDKSLVQKEILHSSSSYKERLYADQMKSDPFSRIWDTASYHRGEMGKEAVGASAGVVSVSSSLGTEAGAPQIGTTVRPGAPITEAWKKVKLASVSGNESQAREGLRSFLSEIQSAKRKGKMEGQLALALERAAKLLLEQDPQYSKLRFLAKEL
- a CDS encoding pyridoxine 5'-phosphate synthase, which gives rise to MTQLSVNVNKIATLRNSRGGSIPSVIQISEIILDAGAYGITIHPREDERHITKQDVFEIQNFLNSYNAKITKNGFPKKEFNIEGEPSERFLNLVLKAKPDQVTLVPVKPGEITSDHGFDLKNKTVFQTLKPMVQRFKEEGIRVSLFMETEFTEYPLVKELGAERIELYTGPFAYAYDKSPEEGAKSFPIYEKAAIEANKLGLGVNAGHDLDTNNLKLFSKLPYLAEVSIGHRLVSQSLVDGMKKTIGDYLRVLSQGNEV
- a CDS encoding FYDLN acid domain-containing protein, with product MVAKKAVKKQAPPKKKAVAKEKPKDAKSASPKEDKKKAVAGAKTPATKAKAVPAPKTAPVAVKDKPAPVAKAPAVKIDPNNPLGKKFSCYSCGTKFYDLYKPEKKCPKCGADQLAKPAIKSRMAAIRSSEYEVEEEEEPVLEDDELMEETEELEETEEEEVVAEEEE
- the miaA gene encoding tRNA (adenosine(37)-N6)-dimethylallyltransferase MiaA → MILPVLGGPTGSGKTALTQVLDPKRFEIVSFDSRQVYRDLPVGTTAPTPQESSYIRHWLIGYLNADESLNASQFSIWAREAISDIRARGKIPFLIGGTGFYLRAFLLGMYPVPNVPKETKDYVLELPLEEARTQLFAKDPKALESLSPQDGYRIKRALEVVLTGVLWSEVSKETVGGYLNDYPDVQVIGHWLDWPRDILYDRINRRVEEIATGMLAETKEVVSRYGSDCPGLRTLGYNFALAFLNGTIDSNTFIEQLAQSHRNYAKRQITWFKKDPLLSPISFEAAVQLYTNIDKI
- the hfq gene encoding RNA chaperone Hfq, with product MSAKNNIQDQLLNTARKEKIDLTIYLLNGVPLKGKVVSFDNFTIILENDNKQNLVYKHAISTIIPAKPIKLHSDDAPKEAGGV
- a CDS encoding mannose-1-phosphate guanylyltransferase, whose amino-acid sequence is MAKLPKESPVVLIMAGGKGERFWPRSRTNSPKQLQKVYSNKTLLRETIDRALTITSLDRIYIGTNANLKAEILKKDPKFPSTNFILEPEGKNTAPIIALSALYFQKKFGNPNLIVLSADAFIDPIKEFTKTIEQALYETENGMVLLGVKPNRPEVGYGYISTGKPTDVGYTVKAFFEKPDFKTALKYIKKKNFYWNPGIFLFRTETILSELERHAPHILNPLKNGFPFKSFGDLKTAFQMLPSEAIDTAIMEKSNRIRMVEATFNWDDVGSWMSLERILPGDKEKNHHQGKEVLYHKASGNISSVQKELIAFLGVKDLIVVEEPDVLLVTSREGVGDIKAMLSTMRKNKVLQKYLD